One part of the Arabidopsis thaliana chromosome 4, partial sequence genome encodes these proteins:
- the EXT-like gene encoding hydroxyproline-rich glycoprotein family protein (hydroxyproline-rich glycoprotein family protein; CONTAINS InterPro DOMAIN/s: Protein of unknown function DUF605 (InterPro:IPR006745); BEST Arabidopsis thaliana protein match is: glucan synthase-like 11 (TAIR:AT3G59100.1); Has 1807 Blast hits to 1807 proteins in 277 species: Archae - 0; Bacteria - 0; Metazoa - 736; Fungi - 347; Plants - 385; Viruses - 0; Other Eukaryotes - 339 (source: NCBI BLink).), with product MSNPNEPARALLPYLQRADELQKHEPLVAYYCRLYAMERGLKIPQSERTKTTNSILMSLINQLEKDKKSLTLSPDDNMHVEGFALSVFAKADKQDRAGRADLGTAKTFYAASIFFEILSQFGPVPPDIEQKHKYAAWKAADIRKAIKEGRKPTPGDPVDDDTDLSIPSSGPSGSYDHSASDTNTTSHHRTELDPPHDSNDDSSHHQFPEVPQHPLPPRFYDNPTNDYPADVPPPPPSSYPSNDHLPPPTGPSDSPYPHPYSHQPYHQDPPKHMPPPQNYSSHEPSPNSLPNFQSYPSFSESSLPSTSPHYPSHYQNPEPYYSSPHSAPAPSSTSFSSAPPPPPYSSNGRINIAPVLDPAPSSAQKYHYDSSYQPGPEKVAEALKAARFAVGALAFDEVSTAVEHLKKSLELLTNPSAGAGH from the exons aTGTCGAACCCAAACGAACCAGCCAGGGCTCTTCTGCCTTACCTGCAACGTGCCGATGAGCTGCAGAAGCATGAACCACTTGTTGCTTATTACT GTCGGCTATATGCAATGGAACGAGGATTGAAGATTCCGCAGAGCGAGAGAACTAAGACCACCAATTCGATTCTCATGTCTCTCATTAATCAACTCGAAAAG GATAAAAAATCATTGACTCTGTCCCCAGATGACAATATGCATGTGGAGGGGTTTGCACTTAGTGTCTTTGCTAAGGCAGACAAGCAGGATCGTGCAGGAAGAGCAGACtt GGGCACTGCCAAAACTTTTTATGCTGCGAGCATCTTCTTTGAAATTCTGAGCCAGTTTGGTCCCGTACCTCCTGAT ATAGAGCAGAAACACAAGTATGCTGCTTGGAAGGCTGCTGACATAAGGAAAGCCATTAAAGAAGGAAGGAAGCCCACTCCAGGTGATCCTGTGGATGATGATACTGATTTATCCATCCCATCAAGCGGTCCTAGTGGCTCCTAT GATCACAGTGCAAGTGATACCAACACAACAAGTCATCATAGAACAGAGCTTGATCCACCCCATGACTCGAATGATGACTCCAGCCACCATCAATTCCCTGAAGTGCCACAACACCCTCTACCTCCCAGGTTTTATGACAATCCGACCAACGATTATCCCGCAGATGTCccacctccaccaccgtcTTCTTACCCTTCCAACGATCATCTTCCCCCTCCCACAGGACCATCAGACTCCCCTTACCCGCATCCTTACAGTCATCAACCATACCACCAAGACCCGCCAAAACACATGCCGCCACCGCAAAACTACTCATCTCATGAGCCTTCTCCAAATTCTCTCCCTAATTTCCAATCTTATCCTAGCTTTAGTGAGAGCAGCCTCCCATCCACTTCTCCCCACTACCCTTCTCACTACCAAAACCCAGAACCTTACTATTCTTCTCCGCACTCTGCACCTGCTCCTTCTTCCACAAGCTTCTCCtctgctcctcctcctccaccttaCTCATCAAACGGGCGTATCAATATTGCTCCCGTGCTAGATCCTGCACCGAGTTCAGCTCAGAAGTACCATTACGATAGCAGCTACCAGCCAGGGCCTGAGAAGGTTGCAGAGGCACTCAAGGCTGCTAGATTCGCTGTGGGAGCTTTGGCTTTTGATGAAGTCTCGACTGCTGTAGAACATCTCAAGAAGTCACTTGAGTTGCTAACAAATCCATCGGCCGGTGCCGGTCACTGA